From Onychostoma macrolepis isolate SWU-2019 chromosome 19, ASM1243209v1, whole genome shotgun sequence, a single genomic window includes:
- the LOC131525208 gene encoding CMP-N-acetylneuraminate-beta-galactosamide-alpha-2,3-sialyltransferase 1-like, translating to MVVLLRKLRCYMTALLSSIIIVLLLYFQNSVLVFTDDSYGFISKKVQCACSICVTDRGNSHWFSERYDNKVPLLLNSTNSVLRANVSRWWKELQSNAGNYTEVVHQLFPLFPDKEHYSDAGPDRCRTCAVVGNSGNLLGSNYGPLIDFHDFVIRINKGLTEGYEKDVGSKTTHRIVYPESAVDLDNSTHLVLLPIKILDIQWLISAFTTKNITQTYRKVPSTIKANKDKVMILHPEFIRYVYDNWAEGHGRYPSTGFLTLIFALHICDEVNVFGFGATSGGIWHHYFEKILTSYETGVHAGKFENEIINRLQQENKILMHKGWT from the exons ATGGTGGTTTTACTACGGAAACTTCGATGCTACATGACCGCACTCCTGAGCTCCATTATCATCGTGTTACTTCTGTACTTTCAAAACTCGGTGTTGGTTTTCACCGACGATTCTTACGGTTTCATCTCCAAGAAAGTGCAGTGTGCTTGCAGTATCTGTGTGACCGACCGAGGAAATAGTCACTGGTTTAGTGAGCGATACGATAACAAAGTACCACTTCTTCTTAACAGCACCAACAGTGTATTAAGAGCAAATGTCTCCAGGTGGTGGAAG GAGCTACAATCAAACGCCGGTAACTACACAGAGGTGGTGCATCAGCTGTTTCCTCTCTTCCCTGATAAAGAGCACTACTCAGACGCCGGTCCAGATCGCTGCAGAACCTGTGCTGTGGTGGGAAACTCTGGGAACCTGCTGGGATCCAATTATGGGCCTCTCATAGATTTCCATGACTTTGTCATCAG AATAAATAAAGGCCTGACAGAAGGTTATGAGAAGGACGTGGGGTCAAAGACGACTCACCGGATTGTGTATCCTGAGAGCGCCGTGGACTTGGACAACTCCACCCATCTGGTGCTTCTTCCCATTAAGATTCTGGACATTCAGTGGCTCATCAGTGCCTTCACCACTAAAAACATCACACA AACTTACAGAAAAGTGCCATCTACAATTAAAGCAAATAAGGACAAG GTGATGATCCTCCACCCAGAATTCATAAGATACGTCTATGATAATTGGGCAGAAGGGCATGGCAGATATCCATCCACTGGTTTCTTAACACTGATATTTGCTCTTCACATCTGTGATGAG GTGAATGTATTTGGGTTTGGAGCTACGAGTGGTGGAATCTGGCatcattattttgaaaaaatcttGACTTCATATGAGACCGGTGTTCATGCTGgaaaatttgaaaatgaaataatcaaTCGGCTCCAACAGGAAAACAAGATTCTGATGCACAAAGGTTGGACATGA